One region of Mycolicibacterium rhodesiae NBB3 genomic DNA includes:
- a CDS encoding AbrB family transcriptional regulator, whose amino-acid sequence MVLRSVSKWSLLVVATVGVTYPLTLVGVPSAALFAALAVGIALALTSLAPGGVPRGAGLAAQGVLGVYIGTMVDHDAVGALGPHWPIVVAIAVATLLLSVVCGALLATHRDITPLTGSLALVAGGASGLVAIARELGGDDRVVSVVQYLRVALVTASMPVVVTLVYHADKSHPSATVTQSDTAPWYLSIGMLIALVVVGATAGKLVRLPGAGLLGPLALTVLLQITGLSFGLSVPMVLVQIGYALIGWQAGLAFTRDSLRAVGRMLPTAIGLIVMLSVATAGLGVALAHVAGLTPLEGYLATSPGGVYAVLATAVETGSNVTFIIAAQVVRILLMLFAAPLLARSMVWLSRRVGRQSREMTPASREPISVAD is encoded by the coding sequence ATGGTGTTGAGAAGCGTCTCCAAGTGGTCCCTGCTGGTCGTGGCGACGGTCGGCGTCACCTATCCCCTGACCCTCGTCGGCGTCCCGTCCGCTGCGCTGTTCGCCGCGTTGGCCGTCGGCATCGCACTGGCCCTCACGTCATTGGCGCCCGGCGGTGTGCCTCGTGGTGCGGGCCTCGCCGCGCAGGGCGTGCTCGGCGTCTACATCGGCACGATGGTCGACCATGATGCGGTCGGCGCACTCGGTCCGCACTGGCCGATCGTCGTGGCGATCGCGGTAGCCACCCTGTTGCTCAGCGTGGTGTGCGGAGCGCTGCTCGCAACGCACCGTGACATCACGCCGTTGACCGGATCGCTCGCACTGGTGGCAGGCGGCGCGTCCGGGTTGGTCGCGATCGCCCGCGAACTCGGCGGCGATGATCGCGTCGTGTCCGTGGTGCAGTACCTGCGCGTTGCCCTGGTGACGGCGTCGATGCCCGTGGTCGTGACGTTGGTCTATCACGCCGACAAGTCGCATCCGAGTGCGACCGTGACCCAATCAGACACCGCCCCTTGGTATCTGAGTATCGGCATGCTCATCGCGCTGGTGGTGGTCGGGGCAACGGCAGGCAAACTGGTCCGACTTCCCGGCGCCGGTCTGCTCGGGCCGCTGGCGTTGACCGTGCTGCTTCAGATCACCGGCCTGTCCTTCGGACTGTCGGTGCCGATGGTGCTGGTGCAGATCGGCTACGCGCTGATCGGCTGGCAGGCCGGTCTGGCCTTCACGCGCGACTCGCTGCGCGCCGTCGGCCGCATGCTGCCGACGGCGATCGGCCTCATCGTGATGCTGAGTGTCGCGACGGCGGGTCTGGGTGTGGCGCTGGCTCACGTCGCAGGACTGACCCCGCTGGAGGGCTACCTGGCCACCAGCCCCGGCGGTGTCTACGCCGTACTGGCGACGGCCGTCGAGACGGGTTCCAATGTCACATTCATCATTGCCGCGCAGGTCGTGCGGATCCTGCTCATGCTGTTCGCCGCCCCGTTGCTGGCCCGCAGCATGGTGTGGTTGAGCAGACGGGTGGGCCGTCAGA
- a CDS encoding MarR family winged helix-turn-helix transcriptional regulator — translation MDQASPARMSAATELRESIVAVNQQMRRHRPDHGLTLSQMQLLAEVSRTGVTTPAELSVRLGVRVQSLTDSINALESRGLIARRPDEIDRRRQLIEITSEGAQLLDADRAERDAWLHATMRDNLSQLEFDLVMLVAPVLRKLAYADSKAGTLTE, via the coding sequence ATGGACCAAGCTTCGCCTGCGCGCATGTCGGCCGCCACCGAGCTGCGGGAATCGATCGTCGCGGTCAATCAGCAGATGCGCAGGCACCGTCCCGACCACGGCTTGACCCTCAGCCAGATGCAACTGCTTGCCGAGGTGAGCCGCACCGGTGTCACCACGCCTGCCGAGCTCAGCGTCCGGTTGGGGGTCCGCGTCCAGTCGCTGACCGACAGCATCAACGCGCTGGAGAGCCGCGGCCTGATCGCGCGCAGGCCCGACGAGATCGATCGCCGTCGCCAGCTCATCGAGATCACCTCCGAAGGAGCCCAGCTGCTGGACGCCGACCGCGCCGAACGCGACGCGTGGTTGCACGCGACGATGCGGGACAACCTGTCGCAACTCGAGTTCGACCTCGTGATGCTCGTAGCGCCGGTGCTGCGCAAGCTGGCATACGCCGACTCCAAAGCGGGCACACTGACTGAATGA
- a CDS encoding phospho-sugar mutase: MTARQGTSTIVREWIAHDPDPKTAAELLECTGADLDDRFAHPLTFGTAGLRGPLRAGPNGMNLAVVLRTTWAVAKVLKDRGLHGRDVVVGRDARHGSDDFALAAAEVFAAQGFSVKLMFTAVPTPIVAFAVRHGGAVAGVQITASHNPPTDNGYKVYFDDGFPIVPPVDREIERAMADAPHADEIPRNAVTPSGVDEVQRYIERAAQVRHTHGSVRIAVTPLHGVGGEFVLDALVCAGFSDVHVVDSQFAPDPDFPTVAVPNPEEPGAVEAVLTLAADVGADIAVALDPDADRCAVGVPTPNGWRMLSGDETGWLLGDYILSQVEPGDVMAATVVASSLVSSRMLAAIAREHGARHVETLTGFKWLSRADVDLPSCTLTYAYEEAIGHCVDPASVRDKDGISAAVLACDLAVELKHRGFTLLDALDDLARRHGVHATAAVSRKIASAEEAEAMMRRLREAPPDVLAGFEVTVTDLQSAVGPLSTDAVVLTGGDGETTFRVVVRPSGTEPKVKSYIEVHCGDADDLSEARIRAATLLGELEENAKRW; this comes from the coding sequence ATGACGGCGAGACAGGGGACCTCGACCATCGTTCGGGAGTGGATCGCACACGATCCCGATCCGAAGACCGCCGCCGAGCTCCTCGAATGCACCGGCGCCGATCTCGACGATCGGTTCGCACATCCGCTGACGTTCGGCACGGCCGGCCTTCGCGGACCGCTGCGCGCCGGACCGAACGGCATGAACCTTGCAGTCGTGCTGCGCACCACATGGGCTGTTGCGAAGGTGCTCAAGGACCGTGGACTGCACGGTCGCGACGTCGTCGTCGGGCGCGATGCCCGGCACGGCTCCGACGACTTTGCGCTCGCCGCAGCTGAAGTGTTTGCAGCTCAAGGGTTTTCCGTCAAGTTGATGTTCACCGCCGTCCCCACACCGATCGTCGCCTTCGCCGTCCGCCACGGTGGCGCCGTGGCTGGGGTGCAGATCACGGCATCGCACAATCCGCCGACGGACAACGGCTACAAGGTGTACTTCGACGACGGGTTTCCGATCGTGCCACCGGTCGATCGGGAGATCGAGCGGGCCATGGCCGACGCACCACATGCCGACGAGATCCCACGAAACGCGGTGACGCCATCGGGAGTCGATGAGGTACAGCGCTATATCGAACGCGCGGCCCAGGTGCGGCACACCCACGGGTCGGTGCGAATCGCGGTCACGCCGCTGCACGGTGTCGGCGGCGAGTTCGTTCTCGACGCGCTGGTGTGCGCGGGGTTCTCCGACGTGCACGTGGTGGACAGTCAATTCGCGCCCGACCCGGACTTCCCCACTGTCGCGGTGCCCAATCCCGAAGAGCCGGGCGCGGTGGAGGCGGTGCTGACCCTGGCGGCCGACGTCGGCGCCGACATCGCGGTGGCCCTCGACCCCGATGCCGACCGTTGCGCGGTGGGCGTGCCGACCCCGAATGGCTGGCGGATGCTGTCGGGCGACGAAACCGGTTGGCTACTCGGCGATTACATTCTTTCCCAGGTGGAACCAGGCGACGTGATGGCGGCGACGGTGGTCGCGAGCTCGCTGGTGTCGTCGCGGATGCTCGCAGCCATCGCCCGCGAGCACGGCGCGCGCCACGTGGAGACACTGACCGGGTTCAAATGGCTGTCGCGTGCCGATGTCGACCTGCCGTCCTGCACGCTGACCTACGCGTACGAAGAGGCGATCGGCCACTGCGTCGACCCCGCGTCGGTGCGCGACAAGGACGGCATCAGCGCCGCAGTCCTCGCCTGCGATCTGGCGGTCGAGTTGAAGCACCGCGGCTTCACGTTGCTCGATGCGCTGGACGATCTGGCCCGGCGTCACGGCGTGCACGCCACCGCCGCGGTTTCACGAAAGATCGCGAGCGCCGAGGAAGCGGAGGCGATGATGCGCCGGCTTCGCGAGGCGCCTCCCGATGTGCTTGCCGGGTTCGAGGTGACGGTCACGGACCTGCAGAGTGCGGTTGGCCCGCTGTCCACCGACGCGGTAGTCCTGACAGGAGGCGACGGCGAAACGACGTTCAGAGTCGTCGTGCGGCCGTCGGGCACTGAGCCCAAAGTCAAGTCCTACATAGAAGTTCACTGCGGCGACGCGGACGATCTGAGTGAAGCACGAATCCGAGCGGCCACACTGCTGGGCGAACTGGAGGAGAACGCCAAGCGCTGGTGA
- a CDS encoding FAD-binding protein has protein sequence MHRQVEFAPHPAGDDELVDVLCIGAGLAGLAAAIAAADAGQSVFVAEPRRLSLQGGAVTEAETWATVIRRYWGADEVDEPTVEYLHKLTCDLEPPRRSHPHNELPIGSVESFDESTFDPRKPVPPFYGHEMADWARDCLTSPYGLVFSRLTPVSMSQVRMQDGAMIRAGVVAQIPQTRRSGMTLRQWLQDMAKERGVTVHSSCAVERLLFSDGHPTGAVLETADGIREVRARSGVLMGTSNSTADDVIARYPASILLDGRLSLVSRSASRFARLELLTTVANVNACELQGRLA, from the coding sequence GTGCATAGGCAAGTTGAATTTGCACCCCACCCGGCGGGCGACGACGAACTCGTTGACGTCCTCTGCATAGGTGCGGGCCTCGCCGGGCTCGCCGCCGCGATCGCGGCAGCCGACGCCGGCCAATCTGTCTTCGTTGCCGAGCCGCGACGGCTGAGCCTGCAGGGCGGAGCGGTCACCGAAGCCGAAACCTGGGCCACGGTCATCAGGAGGTATTGGGGCGCCGACGAGGTCGATGAGCCGACGGTCGAGTACCTCCACAAGCTCACCTGCGACCTCGAGCCGCCGCGGCGCTCACATCCGCACAATGAACTGCCGATCGGCTCGGTCGAGTCCTTCGACGAATCAACCTTCGACCCGCGAAAGCCCGTCCCCCCGTTCTACGGCCACGAGATGGCCGACTGGGCACGCGATTGCCTGACATCGCCGTACGGCCTCGTATTCAGCCGGCTGACGCCGGTGTCCATGTCTCAGGTGCGGATGCAAGACGGCGCGATGATCCGAGCGGGCGTCGTCGCCCAGATCCCGCAGACGCGGCGGTCCGGGATGACGCTGCGCCAGTGGCTGCAGGACATGGCGAAGGAACGGGGCGTCACGGTCCATTCTTCCTGCGCCGTGGAGCGCTTGCTCTTCAGCGACGGGCACCCCACCGGTGCTGTGCTCGAGACCGCTGACGGCATTCGTGAGGTGCGGGCCCGCAGTGGCGTGCTGATGGGCACCAGTAACTCGACGGCCGACGACGTGATCGCCAGGTACCCGGCGTCGATCCTGCTTGATGGGCGGTTGTCCCTTGTGAGCAGGAGTGCAAGTCGGTTCGCGCGACTGGAGCTGTTGACCACCGTGGCGAACGTGAATGCCTGCGAACTTCAGGGTCGGCTGGCCTGA
- the upp gene encoding uracil phosphoribosyltransferase, which produces MDVRVVDHPLAAARLTTLRDATTDNAAFRSALRDLTLMLVYEATRDAATETVAVRTPLAETTGYRLANPPLLVPVLRAGLGMVDQAHALIPEARVGFVGVARDEETHEPTPYLESLPDDLSAQHVMVLDPMLATGGSMAHTLGLLQARDVVEVTVICVVVAPEGLAALEAVAPDLRLFTAAIDDCLNDIAYIVPGLGDAGDRQFGPR; this is translated from the coding sequence ATGGATGTGCGCGTTGTCGACCACCCGCTGGCCGCGGCAAGGCTGACCACGCTGCGCGACGCGACCACTGACAACGCGGCGTTTCGGTCCGCTCTTCGCGACCTCACTCTCATGCTGGTGTACGAAGCCACCCGTGACGCCGCGACCGAAACCGTGGCGGTCCGCACGCCGCTCGCGGAGACGACCGGGTATCGACTGGCCAATCCGCCGCTACTCGTTCCTGTCCTGCGCGCCGGGCTGGGCATGGTCGACCAGGCGCACGCATTGATCCCGGAAGCACGCGTAGGCTTCGTCGGAGTCGCCCGCGACGAGGAAACGCACGAACCCACGCCCTACCTTGAGTCGCTGCCCGACGATCTGAGTGCGCAACACGTGATGGTCCTGGACCCGATGCTCGCGACCGGCGGCTCGATGGCTCACACCCTGGGACTGCTGCAAGCCCGTGACGTCGTCGAGGTGACGGTGATCTGCGTGGTGGTCGCTCCGGAGGGCTTGGCGGCCCTGGAAGCGGTCGCCCCGGATCTGCGGCTGTTCACGGCGGCAATCGACGACTGCCTGAACGACATCGCGTACATCGTCCCGGGTCTTGGTGACGCGGGCGACCGCCAGTTCGGCCCGCGCTGA
- a CDS encoding type VII secretion target, which produces MFADTDAIRAWAAANAARADDLAEVVAALSSLPVAASGSSLGPVASRFLSALSAAAADGARAAAAISDQLASAGETTNTVASEYDSVDTSAAKRVAGG; this is translated from the coding sequence ATGTTCGCCGACACCGACGCGATCCGCGCGTGGGCAGCCGCCAATGCAGCTCGTGCTGACGACCTTGCCGAGGTTGTCGCTGCCCTGTCATCGCTGCCGGTTGCGGCGTCCGGATCGTCGCTTGGCCCAGTCGCCTCCCGCTTCTTGTCCGCGCTATCCGCGGCCGCCGCCGACGGAGCCCGCGCGGCAGCCGCGATCAGCGACCAGCTCGCATCGGCGGGTGAAACCACCAATACCGTTGCATCCGAATATGATTCGGTCGATACCAGCGCCGCTAAACGCGTTGCGGGCGGCTAG
- a CDS encoding FAD-dependent oxidoreductase, which yields MPGADFVDVLCIGSGSAGLAVGVAGAQAGLNVFVAEPTPEVTAPAASSVESWLTVLQRRWGADELNSATINYLEQLTSSLGPPAPIRASGHLRVDTVETFIGADVDPTGPVPPFHGAELARWARECLTSPFGMIFSRVSSSALTPVCKVDGTTVNAGLIASAPRARRRETTVRQWLSELARENGVEVHRPCSIQRLLFSDGQLVGAQLDTPDGVRSVRARRRVVLGTSSSTVDDGLCISPTASGGDIRLCTVGRTASRFARLEFLLSAASYSACAAAGRLA from the coding sequence ATGCCGGGTGCTGATTTCGTAGACGTCTTGTGTATCGGGTCCGGGAGTGCAGGGCTCGCGGTCGGGGTCGCGGGGGCACAAGCAGGTCTGAACGTGTTTGTCGCCGAACCGACGCCAGAGGTGACTGCACCCGCTGCCTCCTCGGTCGAGTCGTGGCTGACGGTGCTTCAGAGGCGTTGGGGCGCTGACGAACTCAACTCCGCGACGATCAATTATCTCGAGCAGTTGACAAGTAGCCTGGGTCCACCGGCGCCGATACGCGCCAGTGGTCACCTTCGCGTCGACACGGTCGAGACATTCATAGGTGCCGACGTGGATCCGACCGGACCTGTGCCGCCTTTCCACGGGGCGGAATTGGCCAGGTGGGCGCGCGAGTGCCTCACCTCGCCGTTCGGCATGATCTTCAGCCGGGTCAGCTCGTCGGCGCTCACGCCGGTGTGCAAGGTCGACGGCACGACCGTCAACGCGGGCCTCATCGCGTCGGCGCCCAGGGCGCGTCGCCGTGAGACGACCGTGCGGCAGTGGTTGTCCGAACTGGCGCGGGAGAACGGCGTCGAAGTTCATCGTCCGTGCTCGATCCAACGACTGCTGTTCAGCGATGGACAACTCGTCGGTGCACAGCTCGACACCCCCGACGGGGTGCGTTCGGTGCGGGCACGGCGTCGTGTGGTGCTCGGCACGAGCAGTTCGACCGTTGACGACGGGTTGTGTATCTCGCCGACGGCCAGCGGCGGCGATATCAGACTCTGCACCGTGGGAAGAACGGCGAGTCGGTTCGCCCGGCTTGAATTCCTGCTCAGCGCGGCGTCATACAGCGCTTGCGCCGCCGCAGGCCGCCTCGCCTGA
- a CDS encoding beta-ketoacyl synthase N-terminal-like domain-containing protein, whose protein sequence is MSNNATDIVGLGVVSGYGWGRDTFWEGLSSGKPAARLIGGYGEDHTESAWLALVPEGGDPDDGEGLFGRAFMATAREAVADAKARGWVPGARVGVISVGCFNDMYGWTEFSAGRARRSRDFVRVLPSTPVSMFMHEFGFHGPSLMVSATCASTNNALLVAKLWLDADKVDDVVVVAADLSFTPEIVAGFTRLGAAAVDIEPLDACRPFQEGGKGFGPGEAAVGFVMSSRQLAGFVTVSRATPYAALLGGAMTSDGHHATGMDPEHVEVIRCVAEAIDDAGVDPAEVRYLNAHGTGTQQCTDAEIHFLDEVFGPRLPHIYALKPLVGHCLAGAGAIELAGTLMGYEHKQVPASRIVSTAHPRLLDGLTPLEGGLTLKTSMGMGGYNSAVVIGPAAAI, encoded by the coding sequence ATGTCAAATAACGCCACCGACATCGTCGGGCTGGGTGTCGTCAGCGGCTATGGCTGGGGTCGCGACACCTTCTGGGAGGGTCTGTCCAGCGGTAAGCCCGCCGCCCGCCTGATCGGCGGTTACGGCGAAGACCATACGGAATCGGCATGGCTCGCGCTGGTGCCCGAAGGTGGTGACCCCGATGACGGTGAAGGGCTCTTCGGTCGCGCCTTCATGGCCACTGCGCGCGAAGCCGTTGCCGACGCGAAGGCCAGGGGATGGGTGCCGGGTGCGCGCGTCGGAGTGATCAGCGTCGGCTGCTTCAACGACATGTACGGATGGACCGAGTTCAGCGCCGGCCGCGCACGCCGCTCGCGCGACTTCGTGCGAGTGCTGCCTTCGACGCCCGTCTCGATGTTCATGCACGAATTCGGCTTTCACGGTCCGTCACTGATGGTGTCGGCCACGTGCGCATCCACCAACAACGCGCTGCTCGTCGCGAAGCTGTGGCTCGACGCCGACAAGGTGGACGACGTGGTGGTCGTGGCGGCCGACCTGTCCTTCACGCCGGAGATCGTCGCCGGGTTCACGCGATTGGGCGCTGCCGCCGTCGACATCGAACCCCTCGATGCGTGCAGACCGTTCCAGGAAGGCGGGAAGGGCTTCGGCCCCGGCGAGGCGGCCGTCGGGTTCGTCATGTCCTCGCGTCAGCTTGCAGGATTCGTCACGGTGTCACGGGCGACGCCCTATGCGGCGCTGCTCGGTGGGGCCATGACGTCGGACGGACACCATGCGACCGGCATGGACCCTGAGCACGTCGAGGTGATCCGGTGTGTGGCCGAAGCGATCGACGACGCGGGAGTCGATCCTGCAGAGGTGCGTTACCTGAACGCACACGGGACTGGAACCCAGCAGTGCACCGACGCTGAAATACATTTCCTGGACGAGGTTTTCGGCCCTAGGCTTCCGCACATATATGCCCTCAAGCCCCTCGTCGGGCATTGCCTTGCCGGTGCGGGTGCGATCGAATTGGCGGGCACCTTGATGGGATACGAGCACAAGCAGGTTCCGGCATCGCGGATCGTGAGCACCGCGCATCCACGCCTGCTCGATGGCCTGACACCGCTCGAGGGTGGTCTGACGCTGAAGACGTCCATGGGGATGGGCGGGTACAACTCTGCCGTCGTCATCGGCCCGGCAGCCGCCATCTGA
- a CDS encoding C40 family peptidase, which yields MTSGLVATLAAPLKAVQSMVGPGWSADPATDPRAMLLRARDALTALSAASRRSWLHTDWTGAGADGAAEFLARTVATIDDLADRTDQMNMAADAADAAVARARRRLRDIVDGFEARAAELEPYLDSPQVAAALRAEAQQALDEAVAVVENLEHELSGHTSALARTDAASPAPTTPSGFGSPTLPAMGSGGGGTAPTDAGFGDLAQLFSPDEPAAQPEAASFGDGVAIRLPDGTTATAPNAVAASAVRHALTQLGVPYDWGGTTPGVGLDCSGLTQWAYSEAGLNIPRLAQEQDIGASVAAGNLRPGDLAVWDGHVAMIVGNGQMIEAGDPVKLSPVRTDNAGQGFQGFWRPTA from the coding sequence GTGACCAGCGGACTGGTCGCGACACTTGCAGCACCCCTCAAGGCGGTGCAGTCGATGGTCGGTCCGGGGTGGTCCGCGGATCCTGCAACCGATCCGCGAGCAATGCTCCTCCGGGCGCGCGACGCGCTCACCGCGCTGTCGGCCGCGTCCAGGCGGTCCTGGCTCCACACCGACTGGACCGGGGCAGGTGCCGACGGTGCGGCCGAGTTCTTGGCCAGAACGGTAGCGACCATCGACGATCTCGCCGATCGCACCGATCAGATGAACATGGCCGCGGATGCCGCCGACGCAGCGGTGGCGCGTGCCCGTCGGCGGCTGCGCGACATCGTGGACGGTTTCGAAGCGCGCGCCGCGGAGCTGGAGCCCTACCTCGACTCGCCGCAGGTCGCCGCGGCGCTGAGGGCCGAGGCGCAACAGGCACTCGACGAAGCGGTCGCCGTCGTCGAGAATCTCGAACACGAGCTGAGCGGGCACACCTCGGCACTCGCCCGCACCGATGCGGCCAGCCCGGCGCCGACAACGCCGTCAGGCTTCGGGTCACCGACCCTCCCGGCGATGGGCTCGGGTGGCGGCGGCACGGCACCCACTGACGCGGGATTCGGTGACCTGGCGCAGCTGTTCAGTCCCGACGAGCCCGCAGCGCAACCCGAAGCCGCCAGCTTCGGAGACGGAGTGGCGATCCGGCTTCCCGACGGCACCACCGCCACAGCCCCGAATGCGGTGGCAGCCAGTGCCGTCCGGCATGCCCTGACGCAGTTGGGCGTTCCCTATGACTGGGGCGGCACCACCCCTGGAGTCGGATTGGACTGCAGTGGACTGACTCAATGGGCGTATTCCGAAGCAGGCCTGAATATTCCGCGGCTGGCGCAGGAGCAGGACATCGGCGCGTCCGTGGCAGCAGGAAACCTGCGTCCCGGAGACCTCGCGGTATGGGACGGGCATGTCGCGATGATCGTCGGCAATGGGCAGATGATCGAGGCCGGAGACCCGGTGAAGCTGTCACCCGTCCGAACCGACAACGCGGGTCAGGGCTTTCAAGGATTCTGGCGGCCCACAGCGTGA